One Tolypothrix bouteillei VB521301 DNA window includes the following coding sequences:
- the leuC gene encoding 3-isopropylmalate dehydratase large subunit, whose translation MSKGTLFDKVWDAHTVGILPSGHTQLFIGLHLIHEVTSPQAFAMLRERGLKPLFPELTVATVDHIVPTDNQARPFADSLAEEMMRSLEQNCQENGIKFYNIGSGSQGIVHVIAPELGLSQPGMTIACGDSHTSSHGAFGAIAFGIGTSQVRDVLASQTLALSKLKVRKIEVNGTLKPGVYAKDVILHIIRTLGVKGGVGYAYEYAGTTFEQMNMEERMTVCNMSIEGGARCGYVNPDRITYDYLKDRDFAPKGEDWDKAVAWWNSIRSDADAEYDDVVVFDAAEIPPTVTWGITPGQGIGVNELVPTPEELPEQERFIAEEAYQYMDLIPGAPIKGTKVDVCFIGSCTNGRISDLREAAKIAKGRQVAQGVKAFVVPGSERVKQQAEGEGLDRIFLEAGFEWREPGCSMCLAMNPDKLQGRQISASSSNRNFKGRQGSASGRTLLMSPAMVATAAIKGEVFDVREMLS comes from the coding sequence ATGAGTAAAGGGACTTTATTTGACAAGGTGTGGGACGCACATACGGTTGGTATACTTCCTTCAGGGCATACGCAACTCTTTATTGGATTGCACTTAATTCATGAAGTGACCAGTCCTCAAGCCTTTGCTATGTTACGGGAACGAGGTCTGAAGCCACTCTTTCCAGAACTGACTGTCGCTACTGTAGATCATATTGTCCCTACAGACAATCAAGCACGTCCTTTTGCTGATAGCTTAGCAGAAGAAATGATGCGATCGCTAGAGCAAAATTGTCAAGAGAATGGTATAAAATTTTATAATATTGGTTCTGGAAGTCAGGGTATTGTTCACGTGATTGCTCCAGAACTGGGATTAAGCCAACCGGGAATGACGATCGCTTGCGGAGATAGCCACACATCCAGTCACGGTGCATTTGGAGCGATCGCATTTGGGATTGGAACCAGCCAGGTACGGGACGTTTTAGCTTCCCAAACCTTAGCCCTATCAAAGCTGAAAGTCCGGAAAATCGAAGTCAACGGCACTTTAAAACCAGGTGTTTATGCCAAAGATGTCATTCTCCACATTATCCGCACACTTGGAGTTAAAGGCGGTGTAGGATATGCCTACGAGTATGCAGGCACGACTTTTGAGCAAATGAACATGGAAGAACGGATGACCGTTTGCAATATGTCCATAGAAGGTGGTGCTCGTTGCGGCTACGTCAATCCGGATCGAATCACTTACGATTATCTTAAAGACAGAGACTTTGCCCCCAAAGGAGAAGATTGGGATAAAGCCGTGGCTTGGTGGAATTCCATCCGCAGTGACGCCGATGCAGAATACGATGATGTCGTTGTCTTCGATGCTGCTGAGATTCCCCCCACCGTTACCTGGGGGATCACACCCGGTCAAGGGATAGGAGTGAACGAACTCGTACCCACCCCCGAAGAACTGCCAGAACAAGAACGGTTCATAGCTGAGGAAGCTTACCAGTATATGGATCTGATTCCAGGCGCACCTATTAAGGGAACGAAAGTTGATGTTTGCTTCATTGGAAGCTGTACTAACGGACGCATTAGCGATTTGCGAGAAGCGGCTAAAATTGCTAAAGGTCGTCAAGTCGCACAAGGCGTGAAAGCTTTTGTTGTCCCAGGTTCGGAAAGGGTAAAGCAACAGGCTGAAGGTGAAGGTCTCGATAGAATCTTTTTAGAAGCGGGATTTGAGTGGCGCGAACCGGGATGTTCAATGTGCCTTGCGATGAATCCCGACAAGCTTCAGGGAAGGCAGATCAGTGCATCTTCCTCCAATCGCAACTTCAAAGGAAGGCAAGGTTCTGCTTCCGGTCGGACTTTGTTAATGAGCCCCGCAATGGTTGCTACCGCAGCGATTAAAGGGGAAGTGTTTGACGTGCGGGAAATGCTGTCCTGA
- the leuD gene encoding 3-isopropylmalate dehydratase small subunit, which yields MVSEVKLVSGRGIPLVGNDIDTDRIIPARYLRCVTFDGLGEHVFADDRTVLKGQHPFDQPQYKGANILVVNRNFGCGSSREHAPQALAKWGIQAVVGESFSEIFFGNCVAIGIPCVTVDTETAKELQEKLAANPQVTISVNLESLQIQCGDFSASVSINESTRNMFLSGSWDACGQLVANKDQIRATATKLPYTSWHQSVAS from the coding sequence ATGGTAAGTGAAGTCAAACTAGTTTCAGGACGGGGTATTCCTTTAGTAGGCAATGATATCGATACAGATCGCATCATTCCCGCCAGATATTTAAGGTGTGTCACCTTTGATGGATTGGGCGAACACGTATTTGCTGATGACCGTACAGTCTTAAAAGGACAGCACCCTTTTGACCAGCCTCAGTACAAAGGAGCCAATATTTTGGTAGTAAACCGCAACTTTGGTTGCGGTTCATCACGGGAACACGCACCACAAGCCCTTGCCAAATGGGGCATTCAAGCGGTAGTTGGTGAAAGCTTTAGTGAAATCTTTTTTGGGAATTGTGTTGCTATAGGAATTCCTTGCGTGACTGTTGATACAGAAACTGCTAAAGAACTGCAAGAGAAGCTTGCTGCCAATCCTCAAGTCACCATCTCAGTGAATTTGGAAAGCTTGCAGATTCAGTGCGGTGACTTCTCAGCTTCCGTTTCAATCAATGAAAGCACCAGAAATATGTTTTTATCTGGAAGTTGGGATGCTTGCGGTCAGCTAGTGGCGAACAAAGACCAAATTCGGGCAACAGCAACAAAACTACCTTATACCAGTTGGCATCAGTCAGTTGCAAGTTAG